TGATGGGATCACGGaatagagttggaaggacccaAAGAATCATCTCATCTAtgcactcattttacagataaagaaactgaggcaatagaggcagctaggtgactcagtagataagagagccaggcctacagatgggaggtcctgggttcaaatctgatcttcctagcagtatgacagtgggcaagtcacttaacctctatgactaggcactgcctagcctttactgcgctcctgccttgtaaccaatacacagtactgattctaagacagaagatgaggatttttaaaaaaattaacaaaaaaaaaaaaacaaaaaaaaaacctgaggccAAGACAAATGAAGTGACTGGACTTACACGATCCCAGGTCTGGAGTAGGGAAGGATCTCCCCATCCATCGCTTTATAAAGGAGGAAGGTTAGAAGCTGAGGAAAGCTGgctgacttggccaaagtcacctAGGTTCCAAATGCAGAGGTAGGCCTTACTCTACAGCTTTGAAAAGTTGCTCACCTTCGTGGCCTTGTTCTTGGTGACATCATCTCATTTCCAAGGATGTGGTACCGTCTGGCTTCGTGTAGTAACTGATAACAGTCAGGAGAATTCTGGATTAATTGGTCCACTTCAACAGTTTGCACAAAGTAGTTGGGATGTAGGAGAGGGAGTCTCACGTGGGTCAGAAGTTCCTGCAACAATGGCCTCCTCAGGTCAACTGCCCGATACACCCAACGCATGACGGCTTCAAAAACCATTTCTTCCTTGCCAATCACCAGTTCATCACTACCAATGTAATCGATGAGCTCGTCTTTGCCAAGCTCCAGGAACTCCTCGTGTTGGGACACATCCTCAAACATCTGCAGGGCAAAATTCCGGCATTTGGTGAAGAGGGTCTTCAGGGAGTGTGTGTCAGCAAAGCGCTGGATCCCAAGGCAGTTGCAAGGATCCAGTTGTTTCTCCAAGAACTTGGCACAGGCATTACGCAGGGCACTGATCTGAAAGAGACTGGACGTCTCAAAGAGATATTGGACATTCTCAGTAGTGATTTTGACCTTTCCAGTATAAACGTACTGCAGAAAACAATCCATTGCTTCAGCCAAAATGCCATTGATCTCCACCAGCATCTCTCGGCTTTCTCTATGATCGTTACAAAACATGGCTCTGAAATAGCTGCTACATGCTGAGAGGATGGCCCGATGGCATGGGAACTCCTTCCCTTCCACACAAATGATGACGTCAGTGAACAAGCGACTATCTCGGAACTCATTAAATATCTGGAGTATGTTTTCAGCATGGGATGATCCTGAATTAAAGTCAAAAAACTCATGGCCTGTGAGAGATTTGGGGTCCATTTCAAACACTTTACGCTTAATTGCTGGGGAATCACGCACCCCAAGATCCTCTCTGTTTAGTCTGCGGCCCAGTATTAGTACCATTGTTACATCAGTTGGCTAGATGCTTGCTGAAAAATGCCTGCTAAGGATCGTCTGTCCTTCCTAaaagttaaggagaaaaaaaaaaagcaacatttcTGAATggcaaaaaaagattaataatttcattttttagaatgaACGGCTTAAATACTGTCATAGATAATACAAGGATCAAATGCTACACTTAAAAATTATCATGCCCTGGGAACTAGTTGTGGCCTGATGCTGTGAACTTTCACATATCAAATCATGCTGGATTACTACCCTACCATTAGTCTACTCGGATGCCTTCTTGTGGAGTAGAGGCCTCCTGGAGTTAAGACTATGCTAGCAAAGCACCAACTAGAGCATGTTCTGCCAAACTGGGAAGGCTTTAAATTTGAACCTGATGACAGACAGGCACCTAAGGACCAGGCTGGCTAAGTTTGGAGATTATCCTTGGAATCCCTTCAAAGTTTACTCAAGTGTCCCCTCTCTCACAGATGCTGCCTGATACCCTCTGTCCCTCCTTCCTGAAATgagaggatcacagatttaagaGTGAGAAGGGACCACAGAAGTCCTAAGCCTGACAGATAAGTAAACTAAAGCACagaggggctaaatgacttgttcaggatttGACAACCTAATTGCTTTATTTCCTGTTTTGATGTATTTTCTATTACTTATTTCTGTGCATTAGGCTTgttcctattagaatataagctcactTTGGCCAAGGaacatttcctttttgtctttgtatcaggACCTACCACAATAAATGCTCAATGAATTGAAGAAAGGTGTCACGTTTGTTTCTGGTCAGAGCAAACTCATGAAGTCATCTCAGGTATGGAAAGCTTACCATCTTGTATGATTCGTAGGAAGTATACCCACTGACAAAAATTAGTCTTAAAAGGTATTAAATTATACCACAATGAACTCagtgggggagagggggtggAGAATGGGATACTGAATCTTATCGAGAGCATAAATCTATCCCTACCTCTGGTAGAAGGCACTTTCACTTTGAAAGCATTCTTCCACCAGGTAGGAACGTTATTGGCATGATCAAAATGAACTTGTTAACACAATTACTTCCAACTTCTTTGCAGTTCTTACAGCTTTTCTGAAGGAAACCAATGTTAACATCCTGTACTTGCAGTCTTCCCCAAAAGAATGACAGGTATAGATTCATTAAGGTTTCTGTAgccccagtgcctggtacattaagggggcttaataaatgctggtttacACCTTCCTGAAAAAAGCCATCAATAAGGCCTGACCTTCCCCAGTTTTACTGTCAACTTACCCAATGCTGACTGGACCATCCACCATTCTCTTTAATACATCCTGAGCACCTGTTGTGCAGAGGCAGTCCTCTCCCAAGGGCCCTTCTGGTGCTGGTTACTTGAGTGCATTTGGTTAAATCCTACGATTCCTCTGGGCCttggttccctcatctgtaaaggtgGGGACTAGCCTAGAAGTCCtcccaggtcccttccagctctggatccaGGACTCTGTAGGCCCAGCTGGATGCTAACTAAgcaaagtccctgccctcaaaggacTTACAATTTAGTCAGGGAGACAAGGACAGACACATCATTCAATTATCGTCTGTCATTCTCATGCTAATGGCCATGTACAGAAACACCACTCtagtggtcctaggttcaaaggaATTATGTGATGGCATTCATCCTTGGCTGCTAAAGACATTTAACAGGAGCACTTCCTGACAAGTGGCCCTGCCAGCCAAAAGATGTCcagattttcctctttatttctcacCTCCTATATTCCCTGTTTTCTGGCAGAGCAGAGAAGATTGGTTACTAACCGAAAAGTGTTAGAGAGGAAGgattaatttagattttaaaaagttattaagaGCTAGGCAGTAAAGGATCTGAACAGGCCAGGGGAGCAGACCCTAGTGCCAGCTATTCTCTACCCTCCTAATGAGAatcatcttcttctttttttttaaacccttaccttctatcttggagtcaatactgtgtattggctccaagacagaagagtggtaagggtgggcaatgggggtcaagtgacttgcccaaggtcacacagctgggaagtgtctgaggtcagatttgaatctaggacctcccgtctctaggcctggctctcaatccactgagctacccagttgcccccgagaatcttctttaaagaaataaaactgagCCTGTCTTACTGATCTGGCAGGGAACTTAGAGATTTACCACTAAATTCCCCAATCTATTAGTAAAGCTCATAAGGATCCCAgatacagagctggaaggaaccttggaaaaGCCCCTTATCTAGCCCTCTCACTAAACAGGGGGACtcccatgggcctcagtttcttcaactgtaaaatgaagggttggactagatggcttttgcAGCTTTCTATTTGGATCCTATGAAGCTGCTCTAACTAGGGCAAAGACTATCAAGGAATAACTAACTACTTATCTTTGCACTTTTCACTGCAAAGAGCCAAGAGCCCAACATGTAAATCTGCCCAGTTAAAAGTTGGAGAGTATCTTTCATCTCTAtggtaattggaaaaataagtcAACCACAAACAGCAGTGGGTAAAGGGTTCAGAGGGGGAAACAGGTCAATCTAAATTTCAAACAATTCAAAGTAGAAACTttggaaactttcttttttaagtctttaaagtttgacttttttaaaaagaaggatctATCTCTTTATGtcggaaataaatagaaaattaacaTAACTTCagcaaagaggagaaaagattATTTTCTCTGTTCCCTCCCTCTACCTCTAAACATCCTAAATATCTGAAAGACCTATCTTCAAATGTACATATACATTAGAGAAAGGCATTATTCCAGATGTAAAGATTCTTATCACTGATGAAATTTCCCAATAAATTTGAGTAAATATGAGGAATATGAGGACGGAGTGagataacattatatattaaGAAAGTATTTTTATAGGAGGAAATCCAGGAACCAAAGAGATTAGCATGAGGAAAGAATATTTGGGCAAAAGTctaaggggaagaaagaggagtgATTTTGTTGTTGATATATGATAGACTACCTAGAAAATAGGTTCTTATAACGTAGGGTCTTGTCAGCTTGTTCTTTAAACAATTTTGACTGTATTTCAATAataattgttttcccttgtaatcctacatatttatTCTGAAAATCAGGATCTGAttctcaaaatattattttgaaaagtatCTTCACTGGACTGTCAAAGGAGTCTATGAAACAAACAAACTCCTAGATCAAGAAATCTTGatcagaagaaaaaaggaaatttatgtGTTTAGGGAATAGATCCCAACCTTAAAAAAGAGGCATAATATAAATGGTGATGGGAATGCCAATTGGACCAACATCTGTGGGCAAAAGAAGGCGGTTAATCTTCCAAAGGTGGGAAGAATACTATTACGGAGTCCATTttcactgaaaaggaaaaataataaataataaataatgggaACCCTGGTGGAAAAGTGACCAGAGGCTCCATTCTAGAGTTTGTGACAAGGGAAATCTGGGCAGTGACATGCATCTTGGATTTGGGGATAGGTTTCAGGGCACATTTCAGAGAAAGATGGACAAAAACCTGTGGAAGAAAATGTTTCAGAGAAAGTCAGtccagaagggagagaaaatactCAGAATGAAAATCTGAAGCCACACAGGCAAACAACTCCAGGGATGGGGAAAAATTGAGGAGACTCAAGTTGATACAAAGGAACTAATTAACAAAgtcagatttttaaatgaaaatgcaCAAAAGATGGAAACAAGATCAGataaagaatgaatttaaaagtGAGACACAGTACTATAAAAATACGGTCTAGCATGTTAGTTTTCACAGAATGAACTGGCAAGGGAAGCTACAAACAGCAAAAAgaggatttgtttttgttttttaagctataTGAATGGCATAATGGCCACTGATGACacagctgtccaaaaatggaccGAGTGGCCTCAGGAGGCACAGTGGCTCCCTTCTTGGCTGTCTTCCAACTAGGAGGCTTGAACACCACTTGTTGGGTCTGTTATATTGGGGTTTCCTTCCTTTTGAACCTGGGTGGGCTGGATGGCTACTGACATACACAGCATTTCATAATTGGGAAACAGAAGTAACTGCCTATCATCAAACAAGATTGCCCTATTCATGGCCCAGCTTAGTCAGTCATAatgtaaccccccccccccccccccaaaagaaatctATCCTCTTCATCCTCTCCAAAATCTCCCCCAACAGTTCTGTAACAAAAAACTCATGTACAAGCAACAAATTCCTATGTTGGCCAAGCCTATCCAAAATAGTTCATCTTATTCCTTGTCCTGCATCTTTCGGCTTTCATTTGGAAGCTGGGTTCTGGCATCCATCATCATCCTTTGGAATCAGGGTTAGGCATTACATTTTGTGACTCCATAATAATGTTATAATGATGGCTCCAAGTGCCAAACTTCTCTAGATTCAAGACAATTTCCCTCCATTTATTATAGAATCTTTCCCAAATGTACTTTTTGGTTTGTTACTTACTTATGACACTTGTGGgctattttccccctttctgcATAAAAGGTAAGGAAACAAGGTTTACTAATCTAGTAATGGGTTAAGTAAGAGCCCTCAAAGATATTCTCCtgtttttgaacccaagtcttcctataGTACCCAGGACAGAAGTTCAAAAGCCAGTCATGACCTTGTCCCCTCCATCTCATGATATAGACCCAGGAGCTCTGAATCTTCTCTATTTCCACCTGGGCTGGGACCTTCTTGTTGCCACCTCAATGGGTCAGGCCTTACCCAAAGTTCCCTCAACCTCCCCAGAAGCAGGAATTATGTGTGTCTACCACCACGCCTGGCTTGTAAAAGGTTTTCAAGAAGAATGTTAACAAATCTAGACTAGAGTTCTAAAAATTGAAAACTATAGgtatatttaaatcatttgaaAAAGACGCCTATGTTTATCTTCTAAATATACTAACTAAATACTAAAAATAACTACATTAtagcaacaaaaaagtcaaatAACATGAAGTCTCAAAGAAAGAACACAAACCCCAGAGGAAGTCTGGTCACCCTAACAGGTATTCTCAACCTTTACCAATATCTCACAATAATCACAATTAATCAGTAAGAATTTCTTAAGTACCAGCATGTGCCCAGTAACAGACAAAAGACTTTCCTTGCCCTCAGAGAACTTACATTAGCCATCCAGTGTCCTTACATCCCAGGATCACATATATACAAGTAATGCTTAATACCAAGTGATTCATAAGAGGGATGGCCTGGGTAGAAGGAAGGTTCCTGATTAGGGTCTCAGAGAATATATAGGAATAGAGCAGTGCAGAGCAATATGGATGATGGTCAGCGGCCCAGTTTGGCCAGAATGTAGTGGGTATCTATGGGGGGTGAGAGTCAGAGATAAGAGGACGGAATGAGATATGGTGGGATTACTTAATCAAGTTATCAAAAGTGTAAAACAGGCATGAACAATTCTTGGATATCATTAGTGAACCAGAAAAGGTCCTTGATCATTGTGGAATCAGTGAAATGCTCTGAGCCACTGGACAAAATGAGAGAAGTTATATACATGGGAATTGGATTGGGATTATAATTAGGGAAGAGTCAAATCCCCTGAGCTTTTGACAAAATAGCAAATCTATTTGGAATCTGGGATTCTAATAGCAGGCCAGTGCAATGGTGGAGCAGTTCCAGCCAGCCCATGGAGGGGAAATTGAGGTGGGAGGAAAATaatctccacctcctcctccatgACCTCAGGAAACCTTGTGACCTTCAGAGAGTCAGAAGTTTTGAACTTCCCTATGAGATGGCAGCAATATTGCAGGACAACAGTCTGAAGACAGAAAACTTCAAGATTCTATACAAAGGCTGATGATCCTGAGCCCAAAAGAGCCCTATAGACCCCAAAGAGGAACTTCTTGAGGccccaagaaggaagaaaaggactccTAACAGGAATCTGCCCTTTGGCCACATGATGTCTCTTAACTTTGGGCCTTTTTtcccctaggccagtgatgggcaaactactgccctcTGGCCAGATGGGAATGGGTAGGGGggtgcctgaaatgttctatccagtcgtggacattattcctaatgtgacgaatacaatgagtaggatacaatacaataacactttgaaagagttgccttagaaacagactgacagaggagcatttcctttggccccctctttaaagtttgcccatcactgtcctaaactcTGCACATACATGAGGAGATGGCCTGTCCCAGACTTTGAGGGGAATGTTTTtatgggttttttatttgctGCAACTTCTCAgataaatattcctttataagAGCTAACTAATGTTCACTGTTAATTGATAATGGGGAGGTATCAACTGatggatggggggaggggaacagtCATTAGCAAAAGCACTCGAAATCAATCCCAACCAATGTTACCACTAGTATCCCATGGGGTGAACTTGTGGAACCCAATGGACCAGCCCCATTCGAGGTGGGAAGCAAACGCAGTAGGTGTGGCAGCATCAAACCATAACGAGCCACTGTCTTCTCTCCTCACAACTAACTGCAGGTCTACAGATTATTACTACCTTTTGGACTGCCCAAGAGGTTCCAAAGGACATTTGTgaggtaaatatttttaaaagttgttcaGAAAAGATTCTCATTTTAGATGTCTATGGAGCCCAATAAGCTGCGTCAGCTCAAATAAATAATGTTCATAACAACAgaatctcaaatttttttttaaaccctcaccttttgtcttggagtcaatactgtgtattggctccaagatcagtaagggtgagcaatgagggtcaagtgacttgcccagggtcacccagctgggaagtgtctgaggccagatttgaacccaggaccttccatctctaggcctggctctcaatctactgagctacccagctgccccccagaatctCAATTGTGAACAGAAGGCCAtaacatgaacaatatggaaatgttttgcatgattgctcATGTATAACATATaacaggaaggagagagaatctggaactcaggATTTTAGAAAATGGAAGTTAAAAAGTGTTTTAACAAGTAAttgggaaaaacaaaattataggaaataaaaaatgtgaatagaagaaaattaaacaGAAGAGACTCAAGACAGACAGAAGATTGAATAAGACTAAAAGGTTGgatgaaaaacatttaaatgtgTATTATTTGATAATATGTGTACCATTCTTGgggacagaggagagaaggaacacagattgcaaaatgtcagcaaaacaaaataataagaaaatataaaaatgaaataaattgttgggaaaaaaagactaaaaggtTGGGTTATTAAAGAGAATGtgaaacttttttcctttaagatctTTTAATACAGAATAGCTATTTGTCTAAAATACCATAAGTGAAACCTGCTTAGGGAAAGGGGATGACAGAGGTTTCCTTGATGACAAAATTTAGAAGTTACCCATTTTATAAATACCTTTATGAGCATTTGTTGCACAAAGCCACACAGCCCCCAAAATTGTGTTTTTTCTCAcctaaaataaatgaaacaatagaGAAAATCAGATCCTGTAACCACTATATCAaggctttgttgttgttattgagtcattctcagttgtgtctgacgCTTTTCAAATCCAATTGTAGTTTTCTTGGCTGAGGTACTGGAgaggttcaccatttccttctccagctctttttacagacgATAAaactgtctgaggacagatttgaactcagaaagacaagtcttcctgactccagggctggtcactgggccacctagttacccctcaTGTCAGGGCTACTTGGCATAATTTCCTTAAAGTATGTGTTATATACCATGTCAGAAAGCTAAAATGCTttgagtcatttaatctttctcaaTTCCATAATTGTTTATCTCAAATGTGAGTTCAATTTCAGTCCCTTCCAAAAAGTTTATTTTGCAACAGTTCTGCCCTGAGGTAAGATTTCTTAAgccagagatgaatgaattaTACTCAGTAAATCAACAAAAAACAAGATTGCTCTGGCCAAGATTGTCTCTATAGCTCCAGGGCACCAACTCTCCCTCTTCTGGACCTTGTATCCTTTTGGCCTTCATTCTGGGTATGCTTCTAGAGGACCAGAGACAAGCAGGTAAGATCTTTGAGGACAGGACCTTGCTgtctcttcttttctgtttttgtgtCCCCAGGGTTTAGCAAAGTGTCCCAACTCTCTTCATTCCATGAACAATCTTTGCATggatgggggtgggatggggtggtCTTAGTCCTCTAAAATTTGGCAGATGGCTTTTAGGAAGTGCTGAGGCCCCAAAACTCATCACTCAGGTCCCAAAAAGGTGATGCGTTTCCATTTCATACTGAAATTCTGGGAGGCAGAACTGGCTTGAATTGGGAAAACCCTTCTATCAGATGCTGACTGGTGATCCCAGCCAGGTTCCCAAACCTCTTCGAAGCCCGAACAATTCTCTAAGAGTCAAGGTGTAGACCTCTCTTGTAAACGATCTCCCACCCCCTGCCCAATGATACAGCCCCAGAACAAGAGTCAAAAAACAACCCCCTCAAAAATAATATGAGTCCAGAGAGTTCTGGTTTCTACAGTGGGCAAACCCCACTCCAGACACAGGATTGCAACTCCCCCAGGAAAGCCTTCCAAGTGGACTTCCACCTATTCACCAGTATTTACCAGGCTGATGTGAAGTCTCTCCCCAGATACTTTAAGGCCAATGTAAGACAAAACCACACACACAGCAGAGGCCTTCAAAGGGATGCCTCCTCTTCCAGAAGGCCTGGGAGCCATTTGCCCACTCTGGATCTATTTGTAGGTACTCTCTCTTCACATTTGGTCTGCATACACTCATTTATAGATGTACACACATGCTGCTCCCTTCCCAAATGGAAGCTGTTTCAGAGGAGGGATTCTTTCATTCTTGGTCCTTGTATGCCTCAGGCAATAGTACAGCCCCTAGCACACAGCAGaagcttaatatatgcttgtcaGCTGACTGAATCTATGACAGTTCGAACGTGGTAGCATTTTCTAGAATTTATGATTTATGTCACTTCCATTTCATGATATTACTTTAGAGTTTCca
The window above is part of the Gracilinanus agilis isolate LMUSP501 chromosome 4, AgileGrace, whole genome shotgun sequence genome. Proteins encoded here:
- the KLHL24 gene encoding kelch-like protein 24, encoding MVLILGRRLNREDLGVRDSPAIKRKVFEMDPKSLTGHEFFDFNSGSSHAENILQIFNEFRDSRLFTDVIICVEGKEFPCHRAILSACSSYFRAMFCNDHRESREMLVEINGILAEAMDCFLQYVYTGKVKITTENVQYLFETSSLFQISALRNACAKFLEKQLDPCNCLGIQRFADTHSLKTLFTKCRNFALQMFEDVSQHEEFLELGKDELIDYIGSDELVIGKEEMVFEAVMRWVYRAVDLRRPLLQELLTHVRLPLLHPNYFVQTVEVDQLIQNSPDCYQLLHEARRYHILGNEMMSPRTRPRRSTGFSEVIVVVGGCERVGGFNLPYTECYDPVTGEWKSLAKLPEFTKSEYAVCALRNDILVSGGRINSRDVWIYNSQLNIWIRVASLNKGRWRHKMAVLLGKVYVVGGYDGQNRLSSVECYDSFSNRWTEVAPLKEAVSSPAVASCVGKLFVIGGGPDDNTCSDKVQSYDPETNSWLLRATIPIAKRCITAVSLNNLIYVAGGLTKTIYCYDPVEDYWMHVQNTFSRQENCGMSVCNGKIYILGGRGENGEATDTILCYDPATSIITGVAAMPRPVSYHGCVTIHRYNEKCFKL